A genomic segment from Lignipirellula cremea encodes:
- a CDS encoding site-2 protease family protein codes for MLAEPGYTQFDLHFEIFGFPVRVHPWFWAMGLILGALSAEGAGEDMNIGLIVLIWMSAVFMSIVLHELGHAVLMRRAGMSPHIVLYAMGGLAVPGDSSYGSSYSSSSFGRQQGRSSKFNWEKIFISAAGPGIQLLFALALAAIVWAAHGNLVYVRPFYVVVVDIANPYLLEMLGALMFINTLWPLLNLLPVFPLDGGQIAREFFVGADPWNGLRNSLWLSLGVACALAIFALTRENGMFQMFLFASLAFNNYQMLQAVNGGGGGRPW; via the coding sequence GTGCTTGCAGAACCAGGCTATACGCAGTTTGACCTTCACTTTGAAATCTTTGGTTTTCCGGTGAGGGTGCATCCCTGGTTCTGGGCGATGGGGCTCATTCTGGGCGCGTTGTCGGCCGAAGGAGCCGGTGAAGACATGAATATCGGGCTGATCGTTCTGATCTGGATGTCGGCCGTGTTCATGTCGATCGTGCTGCACGAGTTGGGCCATGCGGTACTGATGCGGCGGGCCGGCATGTCGCCCCATATTGTGCTGTACGCGATGGGCGGTCTGGCTGTCCCCGGCGATAGCTCCTATGGCTCGTCGTACTCGTCGTCGTCGTTTGGACGTCAACAAGGGCGTTCCTCGAAGTTCAACTGGGAGAAGATCTTCATCTCAGCCGCCGGCCCCGGCATTCAGCTGCTGTTCGCCCTGGCGCTGGCCGCGATTGTGTGGGCCGCCCATGGCAATCTGGTCTACGTGCGGCCGTTTTATGTAGTGGTGGTCGACATCGCCAATCCTTATCTGCTCGAAATGCTGGGCGCGCTGATGTTCATCAATACGCTCTGGCCGCTGCTTAACCTGCTGCCCGTTTTTCCGCTGGACGGCGGACAGATTGCGAGGGAGTTTTTCGTCGGAGCCGATCCCTGGAACGGCCTGCGGAACTCGCTCTGGCTATCGCTGGGCGTCGCCTGTGCGCTGGCCATATTCGCCCTTACGCGAGAGAACGGCATGTTCCAGATGTTTCTGTTCGCTTCGCTGGCCTTTAACAATTACCAGATGCTCCAGGCCGTCAACGGCGGCGGAGGCGGCCGTCCCTGGTGA
- a CDS encoding SGNH/GDSL hydrolase family protein, which produces MQQETPSRRIVLLGASNVAKSISTAVSVAREGFPGQLDLLAAMGHGRAYTRHTSVLGRGLPAIVSCSLWSDLAARPPAPTTAVVMDVGNDIIFGATTEEVLAGVETCLDRLAKVDAQVTVVGLPLASLERLGPWRFQLFLRLFFPFSRLEYADGMQTARATHQRLKQLAADQGATFVPQRGDWYGVDPIHLRRSFWSPAWKNFFSFTSDAPAQRWALGSPGRFLYLRTRSPALRKWWNWEQRGLQPCGRLASGVDLSWY; this is translated from the coding sequence ATGCAACAGGAAACGCCCTCGCGACGGATCGTTTTACTGGGCGCCAGCAACGTGGCGAAGTCGATTTCGACCGCGGTGTCGGTCGCCCGCGAAGGCTTTCCGGGTCAGCTGGATCTGCTGGCGGCGATGGGTCACGGCCGGGCGTATACGCGCCACACCAGCGTGCTGGGACGCGGCCTGCCGGCGATCGTCAGCTGTTCTTTATGGAGCGACCTGGCAGCCCGACCGCCGGCGCCGACGACGGCGGTGGTCATGGATGTGGGGAACGACATCATCTTTGGAGCGACGACGGAAGAGGTCCTGGCGGGAGTGGAAACTTGCCTGGATCGCCTGGCGAAGGTCGACGCCCAGGTCACGGTGGTCGGTCTGCCGCTGGCTTCACTGGAGCGACTGGGACCCTGGCGATTCCAGCTGTTCCTGCGTCTGTTTTTTCCGTTCTCCCGGCTGGAGTATGCGGACGGAATGCAGACGGCCCGCGCGACGCATCAGCGGCTGAAACAACTGGCGGCGGACCAGGGTGCGACGTTCGTTCCCCAGCGCGGCGACTGGTATGGAGTGGATCCGATCCATCTTCGGCGCTCGTTTTGGTCGCCTGCGTGGAAAAATTTTTTTTCTTTTACAAGCGACGCGCCAGCGCAGCGCTGGGCGCTGGGATCACCGGGCCGCTTCCTGTACTTGCGGACGCGTTCGCCGGCCCTGCGGAAGTGGTGGAACTGGGAGCAGCGGGGCCTGCAGCCTTGCGGCCGGCTGGCGAGCGGGGTCGACCTTTCCTGGTACTAA